In Rhodospirillum rubrum ATCC 11170, a genomic segment contains:
- a CDS encoding sulfotransferase domain-containing protein, which translates to MPRELWSRTPCQAARRTGIVWLASYPKSGNTWMRLFLAALTRVPDLATMAGTPGGATARSVLQRALDISFDGLSPAEVESLRPLAYRHLAARTTGAPRVLKVHDQYRDTPAGAPLFPPEATAGCLHLVRDPRDLCLSLAAHGTVTIDRAIAIMADADYAPAADTKGVAETWGSWSDHARGWLAAKIPRLTVRYEDLLAAPAATFTAAARFCGLDAPAETVAEALRRTRFDHLVAQETTGGFVERPATLSRFFRIGRAGQWREALSAAQVARIERDHGAVMADLGYPIEF; encoded by the coding sequence TTGCCTAGAGAGCTGTGGTCGAGGACCCCATGCCAAGCAGCGCGCCGAACCGGCATCGTCTGGCTGGCCTCTTACCCCAAATCGGGCAACACCTGGATGCGGCTGTTCCTCGCCGCTCTGACGCGCGTACCCGATCTGGCGACGATGGCGGGAACGCCCGGGGGCGCTACCGCGCGGTCGGTCCTGCAACGGGCCCTCGATATCTCCTTCGATGGCCTCTCCCCGGCGGAAGTGGAGTCGTTACGGCCCCTGGCCTACCGCCACCTCGCCGCCCGCACCACCGGCGCGCCGCGGGTGCTGAAAGTCCATGACCAATACCGCGATACGCCCGCCGGCGCCCCCTTGTTCCCGCCCGAGGCGACGGCGGGCTGCCTCCATCTGGTCCGTGACCCTCGCGACCTTTGTCTATCCCTGGCGGCGCATGGGACGGTGACGATCGACCGGGCCATCGCGATCATGGCCGATGCCGATTACGCCCCCGCCGCCGACACAAAGGGGGTCGCCGAAACCTGGGGCTCATGGTCGGACCACGCGCGGGGGTGGCTCGCCGCCAAGATACCCCGATTGACGGTGCGCTATGAGGATTTGCTCGCAGCCCCCGCCGCCACCTTCACCGCGGCGGCCCGCTTCTGTGGCCTTGACGCGCCGGCCGAAACGGTGGCCGAAGCGCTGCGCCGCACCCGCTTTGATCACTTGGTGGCCCAGGAGACGACAGGCGGCTTTGTGGAGCGGCCCGCCACCCTGTCGCGTTTTTTCCGCATCGGCCGCGCCGGCCAGTGGCGCGAGGCGCTGTCAGCGGCCCAGGTGGCGCGGATCGAGCGCGATCACGGCGCCGTCATGGCGGACCTTGGTTATCCGATCGAGTTCTAG
- a CDS encoding MarR family winged helix-turn-helix transcriptional regulator: protein MSPSDAPLPPIYTAETYDAARNIARHLIDIGTELRAAIDRRSIPLGISGPQWVVLVRIASGVDTSAAELCRTIGYDSGSMTRMLDRLEKRGLIYRRRSIEDRRVVRLSLTDLGKELYPQLTPIAIETLNHVLKGFTPEEADILMGLLDRILANANTA, encoded by the coding sequence ATGTCCCCGTCAGATGCCCCCCTCCCCCCGATCTATACGGCCGAGACTTATGATGCGGCGCGCAATATCGCCCGCCATCTGATCGATATCGGTACCGAGCTGCGCGCGGCGATCGACCGTCGGTCGATCCCCCTGGGCATCAGCGGGCCGCAATGGGTCGTGCTGGTTCGCATCGCCAGTGGCGTCGACACCAGTGCCGCCGAGTTATGCCGGACGATCGGTTATGACAGCGGATCGATGACCCGGATGCTCGACCGCCTGGAAAAGCGGGGATTGATCTATCGCCGCCGCAGCATCGAGGATCGGCGGGTGGTCCGGCTCTCTTTGACCGACCTGGGCAAGGAGTTGTATCCCCAGCTCACGCCCATCGCCATCGAGACCCTGAACCACGTCCTCAAGGGCTTCACGCCCGAGGAGGCCGATATCCTGATGGGCCTCCTCGATCGCATCCTGGCCAATGCCAATACCGCATGA
- a CDS encoding ABC transporter ATP-binding protein gives MPPILEALNRVIATSGRPKGALWRGLGLRVLERIFAITPFFLGSLWLADAVSGREPALSLPLLGMCLAALLAGQMLCSYLGQMACFLGAYDLMIGYREQVIDHIGRLPLGVLQKRRIGHLAAIVTDDVKRVEEIFTHVAIDLVAAASAPLLFLAVLTWVDWRLSLALMVTLPMAIIGLNAARGFFLARGRTKQTLVQETSGLIVEFVTGLKTLRLFNQTAPWLDRLDRRFAALREISLGVEAWGGGSIQLYRLCLEGGLVSLLLTAGWLANRGALDPLAWVLFALVAGKLLEPLLDAAAFLTELRLMVLAEGRIAALRAEPLLPEGTATLAAAGEVAFQNVSFRYDDAWVLRDVSFRVGAGTMTAIVGPSGSGKTTLLHLLARFFDPQAGAVTIAGRDIRTLDTQDLYRHLGFVFQDVQLFDGTLLENLLIGRPGADEAAVAAACTAAYCDPFLARLPDGLASRIGENGQRLSGGERQRLSIARAILKDAPILLLDEATASVDPAAQYEIQRALSHLAQGRTVIMVAHRLHTIRHADQILVLDQGRILEQGRHDDLLAQAGLYAALWREQSR, from the coding sequence ATGCCGCCCATTCTTGAAGCCTTGAACCGGGTCATCGCCACCAGCGGCCGGCCAAAGGGCGCGCTGTGGCGCGGCCTGGGCTTGCGGGTGCTTGAACGGATTTTCGCCATCACCCCCTTTTTCCTCGGCTCCCTATGGCTGGCCGACGCCGTCTCCGGCAGGGAACCGGCGTTGTCGCTGCCCCTGCTCGGGATGTGTCTCGCCGCCCTGCTCGCCGGTCAGATGCTGTGTTCCTATCTGGGGCAGATGGCCTGTTTCCTTGGTGCCTATGATCTGATGATCGGCTACCGGGAACAGGTGATCGACCATATCGGCCGCCTGCCCTTGGGCGTCTTGCAAAAGCGGCGGATCGGGCACCTAGCGGCCATCGTCACCGACGACGTGAAGCGCGTGGAAGAGATCTTCACCCATGTCGCCATCGACCTAGTGGCGGCGGCCAGCGCCCCTTTGCTGTTCCTGGCCGTGCTGACCTGGGTGGACTGGCGGTTGTCGCTGGCGCTGATGGTGACTTTGCCCATGGCGATCATCGGCCTGAATGCCGCCAGGGGGTTTTTCCTGGCCAGGGGCCGGACCAAGCAGACCCTGGTCCAGGAGACCTCGGGGCTGATCGTGGAATTCGTCACCGGCCTGAAAACCCTGCGGCTTTTCAACCAAACCGCGCCCTGGCTCGATCGTCTGGACCGGCGCTTCGCCGCCCTTCGCGAGATCAGCTTGGGGGTGGAGGCCTGGGGTGGCGGGTCGATCCAGCTGTATCGGCTTTGCCTTGAAGGCGGGCTGGTAAGCCTGTTGCTGACCGCCGGTTGGTTGGCGAACCGCGGCGCGCTCGATCCTTTGGCCTGGGTGCTGTTCGCCCTGGTCGCCGGCAAGCTTCTCGAGCCACTGCTCGACGCCGCCGCGTTTCTGACCGAACTGCGCTTGATGGTGCTGGCCGAGGGCCGGATCGCGGCCTTACGGGCCGAGCCGCTTTTGCCCGAGGGAACGGCGACGCTCGCCGCCGCCGGCGAGGTCGCCTTCCAGAACGTGAGCTTCCGCTATGACGACGCCTGGGTGCTGCGCGACGTGTCCTTCCGGGTGGGGGCGGGAACCATGACCGCCATCGTCGGCCCCTCGGGGTCGGGCAAAACCACGTTGCTGCACCTGCTGGCCCGCTTCTTCGACCCCCAGGCCGGAGCGGTGACGATCGCCGGCCGGGACATCCGAACGCTCGACACGCAAGATCTTTACCGGCACCTGGGCTTCGTCTTCCAGGACGTTCAATTGTTCGACGGAACCCTTCTGGAAAACCTGCTCATCGGCCGCCCCGGAGCGGACGAGGCGGCGGTGGCGGCGGCCTGCACGGCGGCCTATTGCGACCCCTTCCTCGCGCGCCTGCCCGATGGCTTGGCCAGCCGCATCGGCGAGAACGGCCAGCGTCTGTCGGGGGGCGAGCGTCAGCGCCTGTCCATCGCCCGCGCCATCCTCAAAGATGCCCCCATTCTGCTGCTCGACGAGGCGACGGCCTCGGTGGATCCGGCCGCCCAATATGAAATCCAGCGCGCCCTGTCGCATCTGGCCCAAGGCCGGACGGTGATCATGGTGGCCCACCGGCTGCACACCATTCGCCATGCGGACCAGATCCTGGTCCTTGACCAGGGACGGATCCTTGAACAGGGCCGCCATGACGACCTCCTCGCCCAGGCCGGCCTTTATGCCGCGCTGTGGCGGGAACAAAGCCGCTAA
- a CDS encoding efflux transporter outer membrane subunit: MNMAFLVAPSLIALILGGCAPWDGIDRQSAMTDAKTLALSAPSDPIPEVAPWPEGEWWRGYHDAQLNQLIGEALAGNPSLKVAQARLRRAGALAGLAEAALSPHLDGGASIIDQRFNEGGLYPDSLAGKVKTENKIALEGAYTLDLWGGREAEYRSALGELRASEIDAQAARLDLAAAIAQSYARLAAAFDQRDISHEVLRQKQEIQALTARQVRSGLVTEVETRQADAAIAAARADIAGDEERISLLRRDLAVLTGAGPDRGAAITRPGLSMRAGVGLPSTLPADLIGRRPDIVAHRWRIEAATRSIDAAKARFYPNVDLTAFLGFKSIGLANFMTAGSFMAGAGPAITLPIFDAGRLRSQLAEANATLDITVELYNGAVLEALRDIVGSLTSWRANQARLAEKSLAVASLEEAYRLALLRYREGLANYLTVLSAETALIAERRQEAEFRNRQYGLSIALAHALGGGFAPQGPPPSRAASGDPAPRAPL; the protein is encoded by the coding sequence ATGAACATGGCATTCCTGGTCGCACCGTCGCTGATCGCGCTGATCCTGGGCGGCTGCGCCCCGTGGGACGGGATCGACCGCCAGTCGGCGATGACCGACGCCAAGACCCTGGCCCTGTCCGCGCCCTCCGATCCCATTCCCGAAGTCGCCCCCTGGCCGGAGGGGGAGTGGTGGCGCGGCTATCATGACGCGCAGTTAAACCAGTTGATTGGCGAAGCCCTGGCCGGCAATCCCTCCCTCAAGGTCGCCCAGGCGCGCCTCCGCCGCGCTGGCGCCCTGGCCGGTCTGGCCGAGGCCGCGCTCTCCCCTCACCTTGATGGCGGGGCGTCGATCATTGATCAGCGGTTCAATGAGGGCGGCCTCTATCCCGACTCCTTGGCCGGCAAGGTCAAGACCGAGAACAAGATCGCCCTGGAGGGCGCCTATACCCTCGACCTGTGGGGGGGCCGCGAGGCCGAGTACCGATCCGCCCTGGGGGAGCTCCGCGCCAGCGAGATCGACGCCCAGGCCGCCCGACTCGACCTCGCCGCCGCGATCGCCCAAAGCTACGCCCGCTTGGCCGCGGCCTTCGACCAACGCGACATCAGCCACGAGGTGCTGCGCCAGAAACAGGAGATCCAGGCCCTGACCGCCCGACAAGTGCGGTCCGGATTGGTCACCGAGGTCGAAACCCGTCAGGCCGATGCCGCCATCGCCGCCGCCCGGGCCGATATCGCCGGCGACGAGGAACGCATCAGCTTGCTGCGGCGCGATCTGGCTGTTTTGACCGGCGCCGGTCCCGACCGTGGCGCGGCCATCACCCGCCCCGGCCTGAGCATGAGGGCGGGTGTCGGCCTGCCCTCGACCCTGCCGGCGGATCTGATCGGCCGCCGTCCCGATATCGTCGCCCATCGCTGGCGGATCGAGGCGGCGACGCGGAGCATCGACGCCGCCAAGGCCCGATTTTATCCCAATGTCGATCTGACGGCCTTCCTGGGCTTCAAGTCGATCGGGCTGGCCAACTTCATGACGGCGGGCAGCTTCATGGCCGGCGCCGGACCGGCGATCACCTTGCCGATCTTCGATGCCGGGCGGTTGCGGAGTCAGTTGGCCGAGGCGAACGCCACCCTCGACATCACCGTCGAACTCTACAACGGCGCCGTCCTCGAGGCGCTGCGCGACATCGTCGGGTCTCTCACCTCCTGGCGGGCCAATCAGGCGCGGTTGGCGGAGAAAAGCCTCGCGGTGGCCTCTTTGGAGGAAGCCTATCGTCTGGCCCTGCTGCGCTACCGCGAGGGACTGGCCAACTACCTAACGGTTTTGTCGGCCGAAACCGCGCTGATCGCCGAGCGCCGCCAGGAAGCGGAGTTCCGCAATCGCCAATACGGCCTTTCGATCGCGCTGGCCCATGCCCTGGGGGGCGGCTTCGCCCCCCAGGGTCCGCCGCCGTCTCGGGCGGCGAGCGGGGACCCCGCTCCCCGCGCACCGCTCTAA
- a CDS encoding DHA2 family efflux MFS transporter permease subunit produces the protein MPPPSFPPLTGNRLVLATIALSLATFMNVLDTTIANVALTTIAGDLGVSVSQGTWIITSFGVSNAIAVPLTGWLVGRIGQLRLFLSAVVLFVVLSLLCGLSTNLESLLAFRCLQGLVAGPMVPLSQALLLQCYPKAKAGMAIALWSMTTTVAPVMGPVLGGWLTDNVSWPWIFYINGPIGLIAAWLTFVTLKGRESATRTLPIDTIGLALLVLWVGATQIMLDKGKELDWFNSSTIMALAIIAVVTFTFFLIWELTQKHPIVDLTLFKGRNFTTGTIAITLGYAVFFGNLVVIPMWLQSVMGYTATWAGLVTAPIGFFSLLLSPLIGRTIHKVDPRLFASFAFFIFAVCSFWRSTFSPDVALWDIAASHLLQGFAMATFFIALTTVILSGLDQQRIPAASGLYNFMRIMAGSFAASVWTTLWENGATRHHAYLTESVTAYSAPTAHFEAGLGALGLTTGQIYGIINAEIGRQSLILSITDLFWLSGLLFLVLIGLIWLSHPVRRETRPAKDDRNR, from the coding sequence ATGCCCCCTCCGTCCTTTCCGCCCCTGACCGGCAACCGGCTGGTCCTCGCCACCATCGCCTTGTCGCTGGCCACTTTCATGAACGTGCTCGACACCACCATCGCCAATGTGGCCCTGACCACCATTGCCGGCGATCTTGGCGTCAGCGTCAGCCAGGGAACCTGGATCATCACCTCGTTTGGCGTCTCCAACGCCATCGCCGTGCCGCTGACCGGCTGGCTGGTCGGGCGGATCGGACAATTGCGGCTGTTCTTATCGGCGGTGGTGTTGTTCGTCGTGCTGTCGCTGTTGTGCGGGTTATCGACCAATCTGGAATCCCTGCTGGCGTTCCGTTGCCTTCAGGGGCTGGTCGCCGGACCGATGGTGCCGCTGTCCCAGGCGCTGTTGCTGCAATGCTATCCCAAGGCCAAGGCCGGGATGGCGATTGCCCTGTGGTCGATGACAACGACGGTGGCGCCGGTGATGGGGCCGGTTCTCGGCGGCTGGCTGACCGACAACGTGTCCTGGCCGTGGATCTTCTACATCAATGGTCCAATCGGCCTGATCGCGGCGTGGCTCACCTTCGTCACCCTGAAAGGACGCGAGAGCGCCACCCGCACCCTGCCGATCGACACCATCGGCTTGGCTCTTCTGGTGCTGTGGGTCGGCGCGACGCAGATCATGCTCGACAAGGGCAAGGAACTCGACTGGTTCAATTCCTCGACCATCATGGCGCTGGCGATCATCGCCGTCGTCACCTTCACGTTCTTCCTGATCTGGGAATTGACCCAAAAGCATCCGATCGTCGATCTGACCTTGTTCAAGGGCCGCAACTTCACCACCGGAACCATCGCCATCACCCTGGGCTATGCGGTTTTCTTCGGAAATCTGGTGGTCATCCCGATGTGGTTGCAAAGCGTCATGGGGTATACGGCCACCTGGGCCGGGCTGGTCACCGCGCCGATCGGATTTTTCTCGCTTCTCTTGTCGCCTTTGATCGGCCGCACCATTCACAAGGTCGATCCCCGACTGTTCGCCAGCTTCGCCTTCTTCATTTTCGCCGTCTGCAGCTTCTGGCGCTCAACCTTCAGCCCCGATGTCGCCCTGTGGGACATCGCCGCCAGCCATTTGCTGCAAGGCTTCGCCATGGCGACGTTTTTCATCGCCCTGACCACGGTGATCCTGTCGGGGCTGGATCAGCAGCGCATTCCCGCCGCCTCGGGCCTTTACAACTTCATGCGGATCATGGCCGGCTCGTTCGCCGCCTCGGTGTGGACCACCCTGTGGGAGAATGGCGCGACCCGGCACCACGCCTATCTAACCGAAAGCGTCACCGCCTATTCCGCGCCGACCGCCCATTTTGAAGCCGGCCTGGGAGCCCTTGGACTGACCACCGGCCAAATCTACGGCATCATCAACGCGGAAATCGGCCGCCAGTCCCTGATTTTGTCGATCACCGACCTGTTCTGGCTGTCGGGTCTGTTGTTCCTGGTCCTGATCGGCCTGATCTGGCTGTCCCATCCGGTTCGCCGGGAAACACGCCCCGCCAAGGACGATCGAAACCGCTAA
- a CDS encoding HlyD family efflux transporter periplasmic adaptor subunit: MTEPPSLPSSDDSDRRRRTLLMSAAALTFIALGAAYGIYWWTTARFDMSTDNAYVAGNIIQVSPQIAGTVTAVHADDTDFVEAGQMLVTIDPTDARLALDQAEATLAETVRQVRALFSQDGVLAATVLAQETTLARLREDFARRQRLANTGAVSAEEVKHARDAVTQASAHLAGARKQQEANRVLIDMTGLTSHPRVARAAAQVREAYVAWRRTVVPAPVSGQVARRAVQVGQRTTPGTPLMAIIPLDEVWVDANFKEGQLGAMRLGQPVLLTADIYGDDIVYRGTVAGLAAGTGAAFSLLPAQNATGNWIKVVQRVPVRIALDPRDLAQRPLRVGLSMEAHVSIRDQSGPQMATGRQKDIVARTDVFADLDHDAEALIKDLIARNMRTEPDLAPAPITADR, from the coding sequence ATGACCGAGCCCCCCTCCCTCCCCTCTTCCGATGACAGCGACCGGCGACGCCGGACCTTGTTGATGTCCGCCGCCGCCCTGACGTTCATCGCCCTGGGCGCCGCCTATGGGATTTACTGGTGGACGACGGCCCGCTTCGACATGTCCACCGACAACGCCTATGTCGCGGGCAATATCATCCAGGTCTCGCCCCAGATCGCCGGCACGGTGACGGCGGTCCATGCCGACGATACGGATTTCGTCGAAGCCGGACAGATGCTGGTCACCATCGACCCGACCGACGCCCGTCTGGCCCTTGATCAGGCGGAAGCGACTTTGGCCGAAACGGTGCGCCAGGTTCGCGCCCTGTTCAGCCAGGATGGCGTTCTGGCGGCAACGGTCCTGGCCCAGGAAACCACCCTGGCCCGGCTGCGCGAGGATTTCGCCCGCCGTCAAAGACTGGCCAACACCGGCGCCGTTTCGGCCGAAGAGGTCAAACACGCCCGTGACGCGGTGACGCAGGCCTCGGCGCACTTGGCCGGCGCCCGCAAGCAGCAGGAAGCCAACCGCGTGCTGATCGACATGACCGGCCTAACCAGCCATCCCCGCGTCGCCCGGGCCGCGGCCCAAGTGCGCGAAGCCTATGTGGCGTGGCGGCGCACCGTGGTTCCGGCGCCGGTGTCGGGTCAGGTCGCCCGCCGCGCCGTTCAGGTCGGCCAACGAACCACCCCCGGCACGCCCTTGATGGCGATCATTCCGCTCGACGAGGTTTGGGTCGACGCGAATTTCAAGGAAGGCCAATTGGGAGCGATGCGCCTCGGCCAACCCGTCCTGCTCACCGCCGACATCTATGGCGACGACATTGTCTATCGCGGCACGGTGGCCGGACTGGCGGCGGGAACCGGGGCGGCCTTTTCGCTGCTGCCGGCCCAGAACGCCACCGGCAACTGGATCAAGGTGGTCCAGCGCGTTCCGGTTCGCATCGCCCTTGATCCCCGGGATCTGGCCCAGCGTCCGCTGCGGGTCGGGCTTTCGATGGAGGCCCACGTCTCGATCAGGGATCAAAGCGGTCCGCAGATGGCGACGGGCCGGCAAAAGGACATCGTCGCCCGGACCGACGTCTTCGCCGACCTCGACCACGACGCCGAGGCGCTGATCAAGGACCTGATCGCCCGGAACATGCGGACGGAGCCGGACCTCGCGCCGGCGCCGATAACCGCCGACCGGTGA
- a CDS encoding asparagine synthetase B family protein, translated as MAAFCGVVRMDDEPADADEAASMAGAFAAAPGGRPTLRRDRAGAFAAVSLPLTPEDRFDRQPWTGRDGRITLLFDGRLDDRAGLIDRLGLDGKRAEGMADGALVAAAYERWGTAILAGLAGFWVLAVWDAAARRLVLARDPMGGRSLFYHRQGPVITFAASTLALLRLPRVERVLDETVLGDLLMLTMGERDRTFYRDISRVPSAHLVVCTPEGTVIDPFWHPPVGGELRLPRDEDYVEAARELLERAVRANLRSLRPVAVLGSGGLDSAGVAATAARLLAPRPLPLYCRVPPTDWSGPELSTSYPDERPKLAALAALHPNLRVMSVEQAGPHRFDEDQTCLFQRYGLAARAADNIGWLLGAVDQARAAGHRVLLTGDYGNTTLSAPGRGAPMALLRQGRLMALARELAGWRRQRGWSWPKVARETLLYRIPGLSPLRSLGRNPGSWRSWTLTRPEAVRALGLEARARAAGAPGFPMPTTTPAASRALILERYGRLRGDLAAQTTAVDGFELRSPLAYLPLVEFTLRVPSPQFCRDGRLRWLARRTLADRLPPEILMEDRLGAQHPEWFDTLSSLRESYQADLPRLAKSPLVATLLDLERAGHLLDSWPDIARDAAPRHHDHALALVRGLHVARFVRWNEGGND; from the coding sequence ATGGCTGCTTTTTGCGGGGTCGTCCGCATGGACGACGAACCGGCCGACGCCGATGAGGCCGCCTCCATGGCCGGGGCTTTCGCCGCCGCGCCCGGCGGCCGGCCGACCCTGCGCCGGGATCGGGCCGGAGCCTTCGCCGCCGTCTCGCTGCCGCTGACCCCGGAAGACCGCTTCGATCGCCAGCCGTGGACGGGCCGCGACGGGCGGATCACCCTTCTTTTCGACGGACGGCTTGATGACCGCGCCGGCTTGATCGACCGCCTGGGGCTCGACGGCAAACGCGCCGAGGGCATGGCCGACGGAGCGCTGGTGGCGGCAGCCTATGAGCGGTGGGGCACGGCGATCCTGGCCGGCCTCGCCGGCTTTTGGGTTCTGGCCGTCTGGGACGCGGCGGCCCGACGGCTGGTGCTGGCCCGCGATCCGATGGGCGGGCGGTCGCTGTTTTATCACAGGCAAGGGCCGGTCATCACATTCGCCGCCAGCACCCTGGCGCTGCTGCGCCTGCCGCGCGTCGAGCGGGTCTTGGACGAGACCGTGCTCGGCGACTTGCTGATGCTGACCATGGGGGAACGCGACCGCACCTTTTATCGCGACATCAGCCGGGTCCCCAGCGCCCATCTGGTGGTCTGCACGCCGGAGGGGACGGTGATCGACCCGTTCTGGCACCCCCCCGTCGGCGGCGAACTGCGCTTGCCGCGCGACGAGGATTACGTGGAGGCGGCGCGCGAATTGCTGGAGCGGGCGGTGCGCGCCAATCTGCGCAGCCTGCGCCCGGTCGCCGTGCTCGGAAGCGGCGGCCTTGATTCGGCGGGCGTCGCCGCCACCGCGGCGCGGCTGCTGGCGCCCAGGCCCTTGCCGCTGTATTGCCGGGTGCCGCCGACGGACTGGAGCGGACCGGAGCTGTCCACCAGCTACCCGGACGAGCGGCCCAAGCTCGCCGCCCTCGCCGCCCTCCACCCCAATCTGCGGGTGATGAGCGTCGAACAGGCCGGCCCCCATCGCTTTGATGAAGACCAGACCTGCCTGTTTCAGCGCTATGGTCTGGCCGCCCGCGCCGCCGATAACATCGGCTGGCTGCTTGGCGCCGTCGATCAGGCCCGCGCCGCCGGGCATCGGGTCTTGCTGACCGGCGACTACGGCAACACCACCTTGAGCGCCCCGGGGCGCGGGGCGCCGATGGCCCTGTTGCGTCAGGGCCGGCTGATGGCGCTGGCGCGGGAACTCGCCGGCTGGCGCCGGCAGCGCGGCTGGTCGTGGCCCAAGGTGGCGCGCGAAACGCTGCTCTACCGCATACCCGGGTTGAGCCCCCTGCGATCCTTGGGGAGAAACCCGGGAAGTTGGCGCAGCTGGACCCTTACCCGCCCCGAGGCCGTGCGCGCTCTTGGCCTTGAAGCGCGGGCAAGGGCGGCCGGCGCGCCCGGCTTCCCCATGCCGACCACCACCCCAGCCGCCTCACGGGCCTTGATTTTGGAGCGCTACGGGCGGCTGCGCGGCGATCTCGCGGCGCAAACCACGGCCGTGGACGGCTTCGAGCTACGCTCCCCCCTCGCCTATCTGCCCTTGGTCGAATTCACGCTGCGGGTGCCCTCCCCCCAGTTCTGCCGCGACGGTCGGTTGCGCTGGCTGGCCCGCCGAACCCTGGCCGACCGCCTGCCGCCAGAAATCCTTATGGAAGACAGGCTCGGCGCGCAACATCCCGAATGGTTTGATACGCTGTCGAGCCTGCGCGAAAGCTATCAGGCCGACCTGCCGCGCCTTGCCAAATCCCCTTTGGTCGCGACTTTGCTGGATCTGGAACGGGCCGGACATCTATTGGACTCTTGGCCAGACATCGCCCGGGACGCTGCGCCACGGCACCATGACCATGCCCTCGCCCTGGTTCGCGGCCTGCATGTCGCCCGTTTCGTCCGGTGGAATGAAGGGGGCAATGACTAG
- a CDS encoding helix-turn-helix transcriptional regulator has translation MSLPSAFEATAYNDRPFIHFSCLFQGMVDVTFGGGAFRLEPGALLTSYAPEERFHLSFSGPYRTIELMVTPETLAALAGPQYDRIGDDIHRGFCVHHKANDRRVRDAAARLAWLMDEGQAPPLLIHAATLEFLAWHLASYRSAEDGEAVPLRERKLLLAARERLLQDLSAPPTIAELARETGLNQLKLKRGFKTVFGHSVYGLFQRERMDRARLLLQHHGVTETAMMLGYSNVSHFGAAFRKQFGILPREARRGALG, from the coding sequence ATGTCTCTTCCTTCGGCCTTTGAGGCCACCGCCTATAACGACCGGCCCTTTATTCATTTTAGTTGTTTGTTCCAGGGAATGGTCGATGTGACCTTTGGCGGTGGCGCGTTCCGTTTGGAGCCCGGGGCCTTGCTGACCAGCTACGCCCCGGAGGAGCGCTTTCATTTGTCGTTTTCCGGGCCCTATCGCACCATCGAACTGATGGTGACGCCCGAAACCCTGGCGGCGCTGGCGGGACCCCAGTACGATCGCATCGGCGACGATATCCACCGGGGTTTTTGCGTGCATCACAAGGCGAACGACCGCCGTGTCCGCGATGCCGCCGCCCGCCTCGCCTGGCTCATGGACGAGGGGCAGGCGCCGCCCCTGCTGATCCATGCCGCCACCCTCGAATTCCTCGCCTGGCACCTCGCGTCCTATCGGTCCGCCGAGGATGGCGAAGCGGTGCCCTTGCGGGAGCGCAAGCTGCTGCTGGCGGCGCGGGAGCGGTTGCTTCAAGATCTCAGCGCCCCGCCGACGATCGCCGAACTGGCCCGGGAGACCGGCCTGAACCAGCTCAAGCTCAAGCGTGGGTTCAAGACGGTTTTCGGTCATAGCGTCTATGGGCTATTCCAACGCGAACGCATGGATCGGGCGCGGCTGCTGCTCCAGCACCATGGGGTGACGGAAACCGCCATGATGCTGGGCTATAGCAATGTCAGCCATTTCGGCGCGGCCTTCCGCAAGCAGTTCGGCATCCTGCCCCGCGAAGCCCGCCGGGGCGCCCTCGGGTGA